From the Phycisphaeraceae bacterium genome, one window contains:
- a CDS encoding alpha-ketoacid dehydrogenase subunit beta, producing the protein MVASDRKIQYREALREAMQEEMRRDERLFLMGEEVAEYNGAYKVSQGMVEEFGPRRIVDSPISETGFAGLGVGAAMYGLRPIIEFMSWSFCLVAADQIINNAPKMLYMSGGQFGCPIVFRGNNGAGGQLGSTHSWSVESLFAHVPGLKLAVPSTPRDAKGLLKAGLRDADPFFNLESERMLGMGARGDKDYSRYLHGGKWAPPEGDEDFVIDLGVADIKKEGADVTIVSAGRPVHFALDAAEELEKEGIDVEVVDVRTYRPLDIEAIAKSVRKTNYAVVVDQSWPFASVGAEVAAQIYERCFDDLDNQVFRVHSDDIPSPYNREMEHAFLPNTKKIIEAVRAVTYNL; encoded by the coding sequence ATGGTCGCCAGTGACCGGAAGATTCAGTACCGCGAAGCCCTCCGCGAAGCCATGCAGGAGGAGATGCGTCGTGATGAGCGCCTGTTCCTGATGGGCGAGGAGGTCGCGGAATACAACGGGGCGTACAAGGTCAGCCAGGGGATGGTCGAGGAGTTCGGTCCGCGCCGAATCGTGGACTCGCCGATCTCGGAAACCGGTTTCGCCGGCCTGGGCGTCGGCGCAGCGATGTACGGGCTGCGGCCGATCATCGAGTTCATGAGCTGGTCGTTCTGCCTGGTCGCCGCCGACCAGATCATCAACAACGCACCCAAGATGCTCTACATGTCCGGCGGGCAGTTCGGCTGCCCGATCGTCTTCCGCGGCAACAACGGCGCTGGCGGGCAACTCGGATCGACCCACTCCTGGTCAGTCGAGTCGCTGTTTGCCCATGTTCCCGGCTTGAAGCTGGCTGTTCCCTCCACACCCCGTGACGCCAAGGGCCTGCTCAAGGCCGGCCTCCGCGACGCCGACCCGTTCTTCAACCTCGAATCCGAACGCATGCTCGGCATGGGCGCGCGGGGCGACAAGGATTACTCCCGCTACCTCCATGGCGGGAAGTGGGCCCCGCCCGAGGGCGACGAGGACTTCGTGATCGACCTGGGCGTCGCCGACATCAAGAAAGAAGGCGCGGACGTTACGATCGTGTCAGCCGGACGCCCGGTGCACTTCGCGCTCGATGCCGCTGAGGAACTCGAGAAAGAAGGCATCGACGTCGAGGTCGTGGACGTGCGAACCTACCGGCCCCTGGATATCGAGGCGATCGCCAAGTCGGTCAGGAAAACCAACTACGCCGTGGTGGTGGACCAGAGCTGGCCGTTCGCCTCCGTGGGCGCCGAGGTGGCAGCACAGATCTACGAGCGCTGCTTCGACGACCTCGACAATCAGGTCTTCCGCGTGCACAGCGACGACATCCCCTCGCCCTACAACCGCGAGATGGAACACGCATTCCTGCCCAACACCAAAAAGATCATCGAGGCCGTCCGGGCGGTGACGTATAACCTTTAA
- a CDS encoding FkbM family methyltransferase, giving the protein MRAWIKERLQLYLKSHGLKITYDRDERMVDDFDLLTLLLNSNGLNVNQINSIVQIGANDGLAMDPVARLIQQSNARAYLVEPLPDRYEKLAGLYANSSRVTTIRAALNDSDAESMLWRVAPDNKALANLSVYSSFDRSKLERQYSAYSGLGGRIVGEAVPSLTAETFINKYRIDNIDLLQVDTEGWDARVVNWFLDCGIPIRAINYEHVHLYGQEDRGLLSRLKGEGYRLARYGLDTTAIRD; this is encoded by the coding sequence ATGCGTGCGTGGATCAAAGAGAGACTTCAATTATATCTCAAGTCTCATGGCCTCAAAATTACTTACGACCGAGACGAGCGGATGGTTGATGATTTTGACCTGCTTACTTTGCTACTAAATAGTAATGGGCTTAATGTCAATCAAATCAATTCAATAGTTCAGATTGGTGCCAATGATGGCCTGGCTATGGATCCGGTTGCTAGGCTTATTCAACAATCCAACGCACGCGCATATTTGGTTGAGCCGCTTCCCGATCGTTACGAGAAGCTGGCTGGGCTCTATGCCAACAGTAGCCGTGTAACTACTATTCGGGCCGCTTTAAACGATTCAGATGCCGAATCAATGTTATGGCGCGTTGCCCCAGACAATAAAGCGCTGGCGAACTTATCTGTTTATTCAAGTTTTGATCGTTCTAAACTTGAACGGCAATACTCAGCATATTCTGGATTGGGGGGCAGGATTGTCGGTGAGGCTGTGCCGTCTCTAACGGCCGAGACATTTATTAATAAGTATCGTATTGACAACATTGACCTGCTTCAGGTTGATACGGAGGGTTGGGATGCAAGGGTGGTAAATTGGTTTCTGGACTGCGGGATCCCGATTCGGGCAATCAACTATGAGCACGTCCACTTATATGGCCAAGAGGACCGTGGTCTACTTTCTAGGCTTAAAGGCGAGGGGTACCGTTTGGCAAGATATGGCTTAGACACTACCGCGATCCGGGATTGA
- a CDS encoding dihydrolipoamide acetyltransferase family protein, giving the protein MPITIEMPRLSDTMEEGTLLKWNVAEGDKVAAGDHLADVETDKATMELQAFDDGTVAKIVIGEGDTVPIGETILILAAKGESVEDAAKAGASGGGGNKSSKTTQTQTDTPEDDKDDDDGDDDGGDAPKDEPSNGAATTTKQASTTASVRIRVSPLARKLAEEKGLDLGSIEGSGPDGRIIKRDILKAESGGAAKATGGGKAIPEGQLSKAPIGGGTPSPATTSVKLEAKTIKLSGMRKTIAKRLVESKTTVPHFYVTQAVRMDALLELRATLNQQLEVQKVKLSVNDFILRAVALAAVQHPVVNSSWGGDSIQQHGTVSIGVAVALPAERGGGLVVPVVRDVQNKGLRTISEEIRALARKARETGLTPEEMADSTIAVSNVGMFGSEDVLPIINPPNAVILGIGAALPTPVIKDRAVVPGHVMRITLSGDHRVVDGAAAAEYLQTLAAMLEQPAGLLV; this is encoded by the coding sequence ATGCCGATCACGATTGAGATGCCTCGCCTGTCGGACACGATGGAGGAGGGGACCCTGCTGAAATGGAACGTGGCGGAGGGCGACAAGGTCGCGGCGGGCGATCACCTCGCGGACGTCGAAACCGACAAGGCCACCATGGAACTCCAGGCCTTCGACGATGGCACGGTCGCCAAGATCGTCATCGGCGAAGGCGACACCGTGCCCATCGGCGAGACCATCCTGATCCTCGCGGCAAAAGGTGAGTCCGTCGAAGACGCGGCCAAGGCCGGTGCCTCCGGCGGAGGTGGGAACAAAAGCTCAAAAACAACTCAGACTCAGACCGACACCCCAGAGGATGACAAAGATGATGATGACGGGGATGACGATGGGGGAGATGCACCGAAAGATGAGCCGTCGAATGGTGCGGCCACGACGACCAAACAGGCTTCGACCACGGCGAGTGTGCGGATCCGTGTGAGCCCGCTGGCACGCAAGCTGGCGGAAGAGAAGGGCCTGGACCTGGGCTCGATCGAGGGCTCGGGACCCGACGGCCGGATCATCAAACGCGATATCCTCAAAGCAGAGTCGGGTGGGGCCGCCAAGGCAACAGGAGGCGGCAAGGCGATCCCCGAGGGCCAGCTCAGCAAGGCCCCCATCGGCGGGGGCACGCCCTCTCCCGCGACAACCTCCGTCAAACTTGAAGCCAAAACCATCAAGCTCTCGGGGATGCGCAAGACCATCGCCAAGCGCCTGGTCGAGAGCAAGACCACCGTCCCGCACTTCTACGTCACCCAGGCGGTGCGCATGGACGCCCTGCTGGAACTCCGAGCCACCCTCAACCAGCAACTCGAGGTCCAGAAGGTCAAGCTCTCGGTCAACGACTTCATCCTGCGCGCAGTCGCGCTGGCCGCGGTCCAGCACCCGGTCGTCAACAGCTCCTGGGGCGGCGACTCGATCCAGCAGCACGGGACGGTGAGCATCGGCGTCGCGGTGGCCCTCCCGGCCGAGCGCGGCGGTGGGCTGGTGGTCCCGGTCGTCCGCGACGTGCAGAACAAGGGCCTCCGGACGATCTCCGAGGAGATCCGGGCGCTGGCCAGGAAGGCCCGCGAAACCGGCCTGACGCCCGAGGAGATGGCCGACTCGACGATCGCCGTGTCGAACGTCGGGATGTTCGGTTCCGAAGACGTGCTCCCGATCATCAACCCACCCAACGCCGTGATCCTCGGCATCGGCGCAGCGCTCCCGACCCCGGTCATCAAGGACAGGGCCGTCGTGCCAGGACACGTCATGCGCATCACCCTCTCAGGCGACCACCGCGTCGTCGACGGCGCCGCCGCCGCAGAATACCTCCAGACCCTCGCCGCCATGCTCGAACAGCCCGCAGGGTTATTGGTGTGA
- a CDS encoding CIA30 family protein has protein sequence MDLRRLLAICVATFSLSLTACGTRPSPEPAEPAAESSQTTRLTDFTDPAHNRRWRMVNDNVMGGRSLGRVGFEDGVMTFSGSINTNGGGFSSVRLRLEPGTLSDATHIRLRVRSDGRTPYRLLVIDNLPTRPRTILHRHDLPLDPDVHPGQWQTVAIDLDDLIPSFHGNPVRAEPLDGDRAVQFGFILNDTGDGPFRLDVDWIEVVR, from the coding sequence ATGGACTTAAGACGACTTCTCGCCATCTGTGTTGCCACGTTTTCACTCAGCCTCACCGCTTGTGGCACCCGACCTTCACCTGAGCCTGCGGAGCCCGCTGCGGAATCCTCCCAAACGACCCGACTCACCGATTTCACCGACCCGGCTCACAACCGGCGTTGGCGGATGGTCAACGACAACGTCATGGGCGGGCGCTCTCTGGGGCGGGTCGGGTTCGAGGATGGCGTGATGACTTTCTCCGGGTCGATCAACACCAACGGCGGGGGGTTTTCGTCTGTTCGACTACGGCTTGAGCCCGGCACGCTGAGCGACGCCACCCACATCCGCCTCCGCGTCCGATCCGATGGCCGCACGCCCTACCGGCTGCTCGTGATCGACAACCTCCCGACCCGCCCCCGCACGATCCTGCACCGCCACGACTTGCCGTTGGACCCGGACGTGCATCCGGGTCAATGGCAGACCGTCGCCATCGACCTTGATGACCTCATCCCCTCCTTTCACGGCAACCCGGTCCGCGCCGAGCCGCTGGATGGCGACCGGGCGGTCCAGTTCGGGTTCATTCTCAACGACACCGGCGACGGGCCGTTTCGGTTGGATGTGGATTGGATCGAGGTGGTTCGTTGA
- a CDS encoding ZIP family metal transporter: MNPESLPLDVLGKAFVAGLLACLACGLGALPLALKTIDPARHKGLGYAVAGGLMFAASVYNLILPALQMGQSPGEYQVDLGHIIPILIGILLGAGFLSFTDRFLGHEPEDAALALAASGKPEKHAGWGGRVGLLVLIAMTVHSIPEGVAVGTGYTSDAAELTQNLGPVLALAIGIHNIPEGLAVAIPLRAAGASIWRCFWAAVLTSVPQPLAAIPAVLLAWFFQPLMPLLMGFAAGAMIFLIVLELIPHALEEEKPTPIAWAFTLGFCAMLLVQVVL; encoded by the coding sequence GTGAACCCAGAGTCCCTACCCCTCGACGTGCTCGGCAAGGCCTTCGTCGCTGGCCTCCTTGCCTGCCTCGCCTGCGGCCTGGGTGCTTTGCCGCTCGCGCTGAAGACCATCGACCCGGCGAGGCACAAGGGGCTGGGCTACGCTGTCGCGGGTGGGCTGATGTTTGCCGCGTCGGTCTACAACCTGATCCTCCCCGCCCTGCAGATGGGCCAGAGCCCCGGCGAATATCAGGTCGATCTAGGCCACATCATCCCCATCCTCATCGGCATCCTCCTCGGGGCGGGCTTTCTCTCGTTCACCGATCGCTTCCTCGGCCACGAGCCTGAGGACGCGGCCCTCGCACTGGCCGCTTCGGGCAAGCCGGAGAAACACGCGGGCTGGGGAGGGCGAGTCGGCCTGCTGGTGTTGATCGCCATGACGGTCCACTCGATTCCCGAGGGGGTCGCTGTGGGCACGGGGTACACGTCGGACGCGGCGGAGTTGACGCAGAACCTCGGGCCGGTGCTGGCTTTGGCCATCGGGATCCACAATATCCCGGAGGGGCTGGCGGTGGCGATTCCGCTGCGGGCTGCGGGGGCGTCGATCTGGCGTTGTTTCTGGGCGGCGGTGCTGACGTCGGTTCCACAGCCTCTCGCCGCCATCCCGGCGGTGCTCCTGGCGTGGTTTTTTCAGCCGCTGATGCCTCTGCTGATGGGCTTTGCCGCTGGCGCGATGATTTTTCTGATCGTCCTTGAGTTGATCCCCCATGCTCTCGAAGAAGAAAAACCCACCCCGATTGCTTGGGCGTTCACGCTCGGTTTTTGCGCGATGCTGCTGGTGCAGGTGGTGTTGTGA
- a CDS encoding S-adenosylmethionine decarboxylase has protein sequence MLEHKHLIIRADTLRTPNSVEQTIEWFNELVEKIGMKLVDLPNNPNCFYMDTPGNRGLTCVGIIETSHIALHCWDEGEPGMLQLDVYSCKDFDPEVVLDHLQQFEPTRVLYKHLDRDKHLIELTPAESLA, from the coding sequence TTGCTGGAACACAAACATCTGATCATCCGTGCCGATACCCTCCGCACCCCCAACTCGGTGGAGCAGACCATCGAGTGGTTCAATGAGTTGGTCGAAAAAATCGGCATGAAGCTCGTTGACCTGCCCAACAACCCCAACTGCTTCTACATGGATACGCCGGGGAATCGAGGCCTGACCTGTGTCGGGATCATCGAGACATCTCACATCGCCCTGCACTGCTGGGACGAGGGTGAGCCGGGCATGCTGCAGCTGGACGTCTACTCGTGCAAGGACTTTGATCCCGAGGTCGTTCTCGATCATCTCCAGCAGTTCGAGCCGACGCGCGTGCTCTACAAGCACCTCGACCGCGACAAGCACCTGATCGAACTCACGCCAGCCGAGAGCCTCGCTTAA
- the ppk1 gene encoding polyphosphate kinase 1, producing the protein MTNSNPIDSASYAASSIEVGPLPQPDAADSRFLNREIAWLEFNRRVLHEAIDERTPLLERAAFLAIFTSNLDEYVQKRVGALKRQIQLGVATRTPDGLTAEQQLDAIRQAILPMIEAQAQCYTQLVRPALASEGIYLLTWAELSEDERAFATDYFDRNVFPILTPLAVDPGHPFPFMSNLSRSLGVMLRPLGEGSGRRYTDNERQRELSEEENLEFARVKVPKVLPGWIRLGTSDAQNERFIRLDQIIWHNLHRLFQGMQIVEVEPFRITRNADVERDEEDAEDLLDLIEQELRDRRFARVVRLEVDDDPCVPMNRFLIEEMGLDDADVYQMPAELDYTDLWSIHSVNRPDLKHSPWTPVTPPRLADTEADIFSVIRAGDVFLHHPYESFSASVERFIRSAATDPNVVAIKATLYRTSEDSPFIPELIKAAERGKQVVCLVELKARFDEERNVQLAQRLEKAGIHVVYGLVGYKTHTKTTLVVRREPEGMRCYAHIGTGNYHSRTANLYTDHGLLTCRPELTADLIELFHFLTGRSAMSEFKHLLIAPINMRQRFNAMIDREIEHCAAWKERGADPDDPARPLIVAKMNSLEDKKLCNRLYEASQAGVKISLIVRGFCCLRPGVPGLSDNITVVSVIGRFLEHSRIYYFHNHPVNRGESATEDLRPGAYYIGSADWMYRNLNNRVECITPIVDAFARRRLSTIIEIMLTDQRQAWDMHGDGSYIQRQPGPKTPKSEARGTHKTLMKLHRREAEALRPGTNDRLVPRRSLTDRR; encoded by the coding sequence ATGACCAACAGCAACCCCATCGACAGTGCTTCTTACGCCGCCTCATCGATCGAGGTGGGTCCCCTTCCTCAGCCGGATGCGGCGGACAGTCGTTTTCTCAATCGGGAGATCGCCTGGCTTGAGTTCAATCGCCGCGTCCTTCACGAGGCGATCGACGAGCGCACGCCCCTGCTCGAACGCGCTGCTTTTCTGGCGATCTTCACCTCGAACCTCGATGAGTATGTGCAGAAGCGTGTCGGTGCGCTTAAACGACAGATCCAGCTTGGCGTCGCGACGCGCACGCCTGATGGTCTCACGGCTGAACAACAACTCGACGCCATCCGCCAGGCCATCCTCCCGATGATCGAGGCGCAGGCCCAATGCTATACCCAGCTTGTCCGGCCCGCGTTAGCCAGTGAGGGCATTTACTTGCTGACCTGGGCGGAGCTGAGCGAAGACGAGCGTGCTTTTGCCACCGACTACTTCGATCGGAATGTTTTCCCGATCCTCACGCCTCTCGCGGTTGATCCCGGCCACCCGTTTCCTTTTATGAGCAACCTCAGTCGGTCGCTGGGCGTCATGCTCCGCCCGCTGGGCGAGGGCTCTGGCCGCCGGTACACCGACAACGAGCGTCAGCGCGAACTCAGCGAGGAAGAGAATTTGGAGTTTGCTCGTGTCAAGGTGCCCAAGGTTCTGCCCGGCTGGATCCGGCTGGGGACCTCGGACGCCCAGAACGAGCGCTTCATCCGCCTCGACCAGATCATCTGGCATAACCTTCATCGTCTTTTCCAGGGCATGCAGATTGTTGAGGTTGAGCCTTTTCGCATCACCCGCAACGCTGATGTGGAACGCGATGAGGAAGACGCTGAGGATTTGCTCGACCTCATCGAACAGGAGCTTCGAGACCGGCGGTTTGCTCGCGTGGTTCGTCTCGAAGTCGATGACGACCCCTGCGTGCCGATGAACCGTTTCCTGATCGAGGAGATGGGTCTGGATGACGCCGACGTGTATCAGATGCCCGCCGAACTCGATTACACCGACCTGTGGTCGATCCATAGCGTCAATCGCCCCGACCTCAAACACAGCCCCTGGACTCCGGTGACACCCCCGCGCCTGGCCGACACGGAGGCCGATATCTTCTCGGTGATCCGCGCGGGCGATGTGTTTCTCCATCACCCTTATGAATCGTTCTCCGCAAGCGTCGAGCGTTTTATCCGTTCTGCGGCGACCGATCCCAACGTCGTCGCCATCAAGGCCACGCTATATCGCACCTCCGAAGACTCGCCGTTCATCCCCGAGCTGATCAAGGCGGCGGAGCGCGGGAAGCAGGTCGTCTGTCTAGTCGAGCTCAAGGCTCGTTTCGATGAAGAGCGCAATGTGCAGCTTGCTCAGCGCCTTGAAAAGGCTGGGATTCACGTTGTCTATGGGCTGGTCGGCTACAAGACGCACACCAAGACGACGCTGGTCGTCCGCCGCGAGCCGGAGGGCATGCGCTGTTATGCCCACATCGGCACCGGCAACTACCACTCGCGCACCGCCAATCTCTACACCGACCACGGCCTGTTGACCTGTCGCCCGGAGCTGACGGCAGACCTCATTGAGCTTTTCCACTTCCTCACTGGCCGCAGTGCGATGTCGGAGTTTAAGCACCTGCTCATTGCGCCGATCAACATGCGTCAGCGTTTTAACGCCATGATCGACCGTGAGATCGAGCACTGCGCCGCCTGGAAGGAACGTGGGGCTGACCCCGATGACCCCGCCCGCCCGTTGATCGTTGCCAAGATGAACAGCCTCGAAGACAAGAAGCTCTGCAACCGTCTGTATGAGGCTTCGCAGGCGGGCGTCAAGATCAGCCTGATCGTTCGGGGTTTCTGTTGCCTGCGGCCGGGCGTTCCCGGGCTCTCGGACAACATCACGGTCGTCTCGGTGATTGGCCGCTTCCTTGAGCACTCACGTATCTACTACTTCCACAACCACCCGGTGAACCGGGGTGAGTCGGCCACCGAAGACCTCAGGCCTGGGGCGTACTACATCGGCTCCGCCGACTGGATGTACCGCAACCTCAACAACCGGGTCGAGTGCATCACACCGATTGTTGATGCGTTTGCCCGTCGTCGTCTCAGCACGATCATCGAGATCATGCTGACGGACCAGAGGCAGGCCTGGGACATGCACGGTGATGGTTCCTACATCCAGCGTCAGCCCGGGCCCAAGACGCCGAAGAGCGAAGCTCGTGGCACACACAAGACGCTGATGAAGCTCCACCGCCGTGAGGCCGAGGCTCTGCGCCCGGGCACCAACGACCGGCTGGTCCCCCGCAGGTCCCTCACCGACCGACGCTGA
- a CDS encoding terpene cyclase/mutase family protein has translation MIRKRLITVTWLTALALLLTPAISSPQAGPVGAPGFVEITPEVTQAVGRGLAYLAQAQAEDGSFGADRYGRHVGITALVSLAFMADGHMPDRGPHGELLNQSLSFVLSSSSDAGLLAADTSHGPMYGHGFATLFLGEVYGMTGNRQVRSALRRAVQLIVASQNHEGGWRYQPIPADADISVTICQIMALRSARNAGLSVPKATIERAVEYVRRCQNPDDGGFRYMTGAGGSAFPRSAAGLASLYYAGIYEGDEIDSALAYLEQFQPGAGRAQQGGHYYYGQYYAVQAMFLAGDEHWRSWYPAIRAELLARQQADGSWQGNHGSTYSTAMALLVLQMPNRLLPIFER, from the coding sequence ATGATCCGAAAGCGACTCATTACGGTCACCTGGCTCACGGCGTTGGCATTGCTCCTGACGCCCGCGATCTCCAGTCCACAGGCGGGCCCGGTTGGCGCGCCGGGCTTTGTTGAGATTACGCCTGAGGTGACACAAGCTGTTGGGCGCGGGCTGGCTTATCTCGCCCAGGCTCAGGCTGAGGATGGCAGCTTCGGGGCCGATCGATATGGTCGCCACGTCGGCATTACCGCGCTGGTCAGTCTTGCGTTTATGGCCGATGGGCACATGCCTGATCGTGGACCACACGGCGAGCTGCTTAATCAGAGTCTGAGCTTTGTGCTGTCGAGTTCATCGGATGCTGGTCTGTTGGCCGCCGATACCTCGCATGGACCGATGTACGGCCATGGTTTTGCGACGCTGTTTCTCGGCGAGGTCTATGGGATGACGGGGAACCGTCAGGTTCGTTCGGCGCTGCGTCGTGCGGTGCAGCTCATTGTTGCGAGTCAGAATCACGAGGGTGGGTGGCGTTACCAGCCGATTCCTGCAGACGCCGATATTTCGGTGACGATCTGCCAGATCATGGCGTTGCGTTCGGCGCGTAACGCGGGGCTCTCTGTACCGAAGGCGACGATCGAGCGTGCCGTCGAGTATGTCCGCCGATGCCAGAATCCTGATGACGGCGGGTTTCGTTATATGACCGGTGCGGGTGGGTCCGCTTTTCCTCGCTCTGCCGCTGGTCTGGCTTCGCTCTACTACGCGGGCATTTACGAGGGCGATGAGATTGACTCCGCCCTTGCTTATCTTGAGCAGTTCCAGCCGGGCGCAGGGCGAGCCCAGCAGGGCGGGCATTATTACTACGGTCAGTACTACGCCGTGCAGGCGATGTTTCTGGCTGGTGATGAGCACTGGCGCTCGTGGTACCCGGCCATCCGCGCGGAGTTGCTCGCACGGCAGCAGGCCGACGGTTCCTGGCAGGGTAATCATGGCTCGACCTACTCCACCGCGATGGCGTTGTTGGTGCTGCAGATGCCCAATCGCCTGCTTCCCATCTTTGAACGTTGA
- a CDS encoding vWA domain-containing protein, whose amino-acid sequence MVVMLGESVRWSLGWSVSVPLWGWLVVALLIAAVVLWAYSRLPGSIPLRITGGVLRGLTMLLIAMLLAGPQAIWSRDRVEPDRVVVLIDRSLSMTLTDAGFDDQARPRSRDTAARTGLAELSDWIKPKAAEGQLARQREATWIGFGDNLQSIDSDPGAWPEAVGRASRLDEALREALESSDRALLAGVVLVSDGRTHQPLPPALLQELEQAGAPVYAIAVGGDSSLGDLAVADVQAPEAVFLGDRVPVRVTVRGHQEDSSARVRLIDKESGAVLDDQPVEQSDSVQLLARPEEAGERTWVVEIVAADDRLPDNNQRERTIRIVDRPVRVLLVDGYPRWEFRYLKNLLLRERSVSLSSLLLSADRGFAQEGDEPIQRFPETQRELEPYDLIILGDVPPSFLTDHQSRLLLDHVGEDGAGLIWVGGQQHMPASYAGTSLEPLLPTRAPSSSVGRMAAESSWLIAAAPAARALGLLAPEAIESRRGFIWMQAVVDPKPAAQPLLLATHPSWPGETWAVTAMRYGAGQTLYLATDEWWRWRYGQGEGPYAEFWLPLIRLAVRDRLSSGSSESEAISVDPGVITLGQTAVVTWTGPSAGPPTVAVDRQGLPSGRLDLVPEGPGVSTRWAGRLVPSTPGVYTLQAGSTGPQTSLTVLDDTPEYRVTEPDRALLADLAMRTSGRLLELDEASGLAGSLPSRARTVVEETRESIWSSATLFVLLIGMLTAEWVVRRIAGLS is encoded by the coding sequence ATGGTGGTGATGCTTGGCGAGAGCGTGCGGTGGTCGCTTGGCTGGTCGGTTTCGGTCCCGCTTTGGGGATGGCTGGTTGTTGCGCTGCTGATTGCGGCGGTTGTGTTGTGGGCCTACTCGCGGCTGCCGGGATCGATTCCGCTGCGGATCACGGGTGGGGTGTTGCGTGGGTTGACGATGCTTCTGATCGCGATGCTGCTGGCGGGTCCGCAGGCGATCTGGAGTCGTGATCGTGTTGAGCCTGATCGTGTTGTGGTGTTGATCGATCGGAGTCTCTCGATGACGCTGACCGATGCGGGTTTTGATGACCAGGCGCGGCCGCGGAGCCGTGATACTGCCGCACGAACGGGTTTGGCGGAGCTTTCCGACTGGATCAAGCCAAAGGCCGCGGAGGGACAGCTCGCCCGGCAGCGTGAAGCGACCTGGATCGGGTTTGGCGACAACCTGCAGTCGATTGACTCAGACCCCGGGGCGTGGCCCGAGGCTGTTGGCCGAGCCTCGCGGCTGGATGAAGCATTGCGGGAGGCACTTGAATCGAGTGATCGTGCGCTACTTGCGGGCGTTGTGCTGGTTAGCGATGGCCGGACGCATCAGCCGTTGCCGCCGGCGCTGCTGCAGGAGCTTGAGCAGGCCGGGGCACCTGTGTACGCGATTGCTGTTGGCGGGGACTCGTCACTAGGCGATCTCGCGGTCGCCGATGTGCAGGCACCGGAGGCGGTGTTTCTGGGTGACCGTGTCCCGGTTCGGGTTACGGTGCGTGGGCATCAAGAGGACTCATCCGCTCGGGTTCGACTCATTGACAAAGAGAGTGGGGCGGTTCTCGACGATCAGCCGGTTGAACAAAGTGACTCGGTGCAGCTGCTAGCTCGTCCGGAGGAAGCTGGTGAGAGGACGTGGGTGGTCGAGATCGTGGCGGCTGACGATCGGCTGCCTGACAACAATCAGCGGGAGCGGACCATCAGGATCGTGGATCGTCCGGTGCGAGTTCTGCTTGTTGATGGTTATCCGCGATGGGAGTTTCGGTATCTCAAGAACCTGTTGCTTCGTGAGCGTTCGGTGTCGCTGAGCAGTCTTTTGCTGAGTGCTGATCGGGGTTTTGCCCAGGAGGGTGACGAGCCGATTCAGCGTTTTCCAGAGACTCAGCGTGAGCTGGAGCCGTATGACCTGATCATTCTTGGCGACGTTCCGCCGAGCTTCCTGACGGATCATCAGTCGCGGTTGTTGCTCGATCACGTTGGTGAGGATGGGGCGGGGTTGATCTGGGTTGGTGGTCAGCAGCACATGCCCGCGAGCTATGCTGGGACTTCGTTAGAGCCCTTGCTTCCGACACGGGCTCCTTCATCGAGCGTCGGGCGTATGGCGGCGGAGTCGTCCTGGTTGATTGCTGCGGCCCCTGCAGCGCGGGCGCTGGGTCTCCTCGCGCCGGAGGCGATCGAGAGCAGGCGGGGGTTTATCTGGATGCAGGCGGTGGTGGATCCCAAGCCGGCGGCGCAGCCGTTGTTGCTGGCGACTCATCCGAGTTGGCCCGGTGAGACCTGGGCCGTCACGGCGATGCGCTACGGGGCGGGGCAGACTCTTTACCTCGCGACCGATGAGTGGTGGCGTTGGCGGTATGGGCAGGGTGAAGGGCCTTATGCTGAGTTCTGGCTCCCGCTGATTCGTCTTGCTGTTCGTGACCGTTTGTCTTCGGGCTCATCCGAGAGTGAGGCGATTTCTGTTGATCCGGGTGTGATCACATTGGGGCAGACCGCCGTGGTGACCTGGACCGGTCCCTCGGCGGGCCCGCCAACGGTTGCGGTCGATCGACAGGGATTGCCCAGCGGGCGTCTTGATCTCGTGCCGGAGGGGCCGGGTGTATCGACGCGTTGGGCTGGGCGGCTCGTGCCGAGCACGCCCGGGGTGTACACGCTGCAGGCGGGTAGCACCGGACCCCAGACATCGCTAACGGTTCTTGATGATACGCCGGAGTACCGTGTGACTGAGCCCGATCGGGCGCTTTTGGCGGACCTGGCGATGCGTACGTCCGGGCGGCTGCTGGAGTTGGATGAGGCCTCGGGTCTGGCCGGATCACTCCCATCGCGTGCGCGCACGGTGGTTGAAGAAACGCGTGAGTCGATCTGGAGTTCGGCGACGTTGTTTGTGCTGCTTATCGGGATGCTGACCGCGGAGTGGGTTGTCCGGCGGATTGCCGGGCTTAGCTAG